The following proteins are co-located in the Paludisphaera mucosa genome:
- a CDS encoding type II toxin-antitoxin system HigB family toxin yields the protein MRAWYKLTEAMVWANFGELQQTFRAADKVGNCFVFDVGGNHYRIIAKVDFARAIVFIKRVMDHKEYDRDLWPDQCGCHEPDPPGKSKAGAVASPKEKPEGKALKRGGRR from the coding sequence ATGAGAGCCTGGTACAAGCTCACCGAGGCCATGGTCTGGGCCAACTTCGGAGAACTCCAGCAGACGTTCCGCGCGGCCGACAAGGTAGGCAATTGCTTCGTCTTCGACGTCGGCGGCAATCACTATCGGATCATCGCCAAGGTCGATTTCGCCCGAGCCATCGTGTTCATCAAACGGGTGATGGACCACAAGGAATACGACAGGGATCTATGGCCCGACCAATGCGGGTGCCATGAGCCCGACCCGCCCGGGAAATCCAAGGCGGGGGCGGTCGCGTCGCCGAAAGAGAAGCCTGAGGGCAAGGCCCTTAAGAGAGGTGGAAGACGATGA
- a CDS encoding ISAs1 family transposase has protein sequence MTSPDPDSPSPSVRLQDHFASLADPRRRKVTYPLINVVVIAVYAVVAGADDFVSIALWGRERRDWLAKFLDLSAGVPSHDRFNAIFRALDPGAFERCLLGWIAALHEATAGRAVAIDGKTLRGSFDRASGKSAIHMVSAWATDARLSLGQVVVDEKSNEITAIPELLRMLELEGCLVTIDAMGCQTEIARTILDRKADYVLAVKDNQPTLHRGVEDFFLGHMEDDFARVKVGRRETKEKGHGRVEHRSYYVCDAPADLPDRERWPDLAAIGVAISVSTRDGRPSDAVRYYILSRRLDAEAFADAVRGHWGIENSLHWQLDVTFGEDRCRVRAGLADANLSVVRRAALGLLKNEKTEKVGVKNKRLKAACNTGYLEQVLFGS, from the coding sequence ATGACGTCGCCCGACCCCGATTCCCCATCTCCGTCGGTCCGCCTCCAGGACCACTTCGCGAGCCTGGCCGACCCGAGGCGTCGCAAGGTCACCTATCCGCTGATCAACGTCGTCGTCATCGCGGTCTACGCCGTCGTCGCCGGCGCGGACGACTTCGTCTCGATCGCGCTCTGGGGCCGCGAGCGGCGCGACTGGCTCGCGAAGTTCCTCGACCTCTCCGCCGGCGTCCCCTCGCACGACCGCTTCAACGCCATCTTCCGCGCCCTCGACCCGGGGGCCTTCGAGAGATGCCTGCTGGGCTGGATCGCCGCCCTGCACGAGGCGACCGCCGGGCGGGCCGTGGCGATCGACGGCAAGACGCTGCGCGGGAGCTTCGACCGGGCGTCGGGCAAGTCGGCGATCCACATGGTCTCGGCGTGGGCGACGGACGCCCGGCTGAGCCTCGGGCAGGTGGTCGTCGACGAGAAGTCCAACGAGATCACGGCCATCCCCGAGCTGCTCCGCATGCTGGAGCTGGAGGGCTGCCTGGTGACGATCGACGCGATGGGCTGCCAGACGGAGATCGCCCGGACGATCCTCGATCGCAAGGCCGACTACGTCCTGGCCGTGAAGGACAATCAGCCGACGCTGCACCGCGGCGTCGAGGACTTCTTCCTGGGGCACATGGAGGACGACTTCGCCCGCGTCAAGGTCGGCCGCCGTGAGACGAAGGAGAAGGGGCACGGCCGGGTCGAGCATCGGTCGTATTACGTCTGCGACGCCCCGGCCGACCTCCCGGACCGCGAGCGGTGGCCGGACCTGGCGGCCATCGGCGTGGCGATCAGCGTCTCGACGCGCGACGGCAGGCCGAGCGACGCCGTGCGGTATTACATCCTCAGCCGCCGCCTGGACGCCGAGGCGTTCGCGGATGCGGTCCGAGGCCACTGGGGGATCGAGAATTCGCTGCACTGGCAGCTCGACGTCACCTTCGGCGAGGACCGCTGCCGCGTCCGCGCCGGGCTGGCCGACGCCAACCTCAGCGTCGTCCGCCGGGCGGCCCTCGGCCTGCTCAAGAACGAGAAGACCGAGAAGGTCGGCGTGAAGAACAAGCGTCTCAAGGCCGCATGCAACACCGGCTATCTCGAACAAGTCTTGTTCGGATCATAG
- a CDS encoding CRTAC1 family protein, which translates to MTTSILRRNAARLIAISVLATLYAAARPSYPQIALRERVAARFRFTTVELPEPVGTSPQPRSRRSVHPRLEGISAWISSVGAAVALHDLDGDGLPNDVVYVDTRTDRVILAPAPGTPDRYEPFTLDPNPLHYEPATMAPMGSLVGDLNEDGLADVLVYYWGRTPVAFLRRPSRETGPARSAFAPREVSSTSDRWFTNAATLADLDGDGHADLVVANYFPDGSRILDVDTRGTASMQRSMSRAFNSGEKHIFIWSDATSGGEPDVRFREEAGVLDDSTLYGWTLAVGAADLDGDLLPELYFANDFGPDRLLHNRSHPGSIRFAPVEGRRGLTTPSSKVLGRDSFKGMGVDFGDLNGDGLLDLFVSNIATEFALLESHFAFISTGEAGSFREGVAPYVDRSEELGLSRSGWGWEARLADFDNDGDLEALQAVGFMKGDVDRWPELQELAMGHDELLSDPGNWPRFASGDDLSGGRRNPFFVRFGGRFVDLSAELGLAEPGVSRGIATADVDGDGRLDFAVANQWAASTFHHNESTGSDAFLGLHLRLPLRPEATSARTGHPGPDTPGRPAIGAEASVALPSGRRLVAQCDGGNGHSGKRSPDLHFGLGPVTPGTLLSITLRWRDPNGQVRREELSLPPGWHTVQLGWSELKRAIPAGVTSRTEMGGVDR; encoded by the coding sequence ATGACGACCTCGATCCTTCGACGGAACGCGGCTCGGCTCATCGCGATTTCGGTGCTTGCGACCCTGTACGCGGCGGCGCGGCCTTCCTACCCGCAGATCGCCCTTCGCGAAAGGGTAGCGGCCCGTTTCCGGTTCACGACGGTCGAGTTGCCCGAGCCGGTCGGGACCAGCCCGCAGCCTCGGTCACGGCGTTCGGTCCACCCACGGCTGGAGGGTATTTCGGCCTGGATCTCCTCGGTGGGCGCCGCCGTCGCGCTGCACGACCTGGACGGCGACGGATTGCCGAACGACGTGGTCTACGTCGACACGCGGACCGACAGGGTGATCCTCGCCCCGGCACCGGGGACACCCGACCGATACGAGCCGTTCACGCTGGATCCGAACCCTCTGCACTACGAGCCGGCGACGATGGCTCCCATGGGGTCCCTGGTCGGCGACCTGAACGAGGACGGGCTGGCCGACGTGCTCGTATATTATTGGGGCCGGACCCCCGTGGCCTTCCTCCGCCGGCCCAGCCGCGAGACCGGGCCGGCGCGCTCGGCGTTCGCCCCCCGCGAGGTATCATCCACGTCCGACCGGTGGTTCACGAACGCGGCGACGCTCGCCGACCTCGACGGCGACGGCCACGCCGACCTGGTGGTCGCCAACTATTTCCCCGATGGATCGCGCATCCTCGACGTCGACACGCGAGGCACGGCTTCCATGCAGCGGTCGATGTCCCGCGCGTTCAATTCTGGTGAAAAACACATCTTCATATGGTCGGACGCGACGTCGGGAGGCGAGCCCGACGTCCGCTTCCGCGAGGAGGCTGGCGTCCTCGACGATTCGACCCTGTACGGTTGGACCCTCGCCGTCGGTGCTGCGGACCTCGACGGCGACCTGCTCCCCGAGCTCTACTTCGCGAACGACTTCGGCCCCGACCGCCTGTTGCACAACCGGTCGCATCCGGGTTCGATCCGGTTCGCCCCGGTGGAGGGACGTCGTGGACTGACCACCCCGTCGTCGAAGGTGCTCGGGCGCGACTCGTTTAAAGGAATGGGCGTCGACTTCGGCGACCTCAACGGCGACGGCCTTCTCGACCTGTTCGTGAGCAACATCGCGACCGAGTTCGCCCTGCTCGAGAGTCACTTCGCGTTCATCAGCACGGGCGAGGCCGGATCCTTCCGAGAGGGCGTCGCGCCCTACGTCGATCGGAGCGAGGAGCTTGGGCTGTCTCGGAGCGGTTGGGGCTGGGAGGCGAGGCTGGCGGACTTCGACAACGACGGGGACCTGGAGGCGCTTCAGGCGGTCGGGTTCATGAAGGGAGACGTGGATCGCTGGCCGGAGCTCCAGGAATTGGCGATGGGCCATGATGAGCTGCTGAGCGACCCTGGGAACTGGCCACGGTTCGCGTCAGGGGACGATCTCAGCGGCGGTCGGCGCAACCCGTTCTTCGTCCGGTTCGGGGGCCGGTTCGTCGACCTGTCCGCGGAGCTGGGACTGGCCGAGCCCGGGGTCAGCCGCGGGATCGCCACGGCCGACGTCGACGGCGACGGCAGGCTCGACTTCGCGGTCGCCAACCAGTGGGCCGCGTCGACCTTCCACCATAACGAGTCGACGGGTTCCGACGCTTTCCTGGGCCTGCACTTGCGTTTGCCCCTGCGGCCCGAGGCCACATCGGCCCGAACGGGCCACCCAGGCCCCGACACGCCCGGCCGGCCGGCGATCGGGGCTGAGGCGTCCGTCGCCTTGCCGAGCGGACGCCGCCTCGTCGCGCAGTGCGACGGCGGCAACGGCCACTCCGGCAAGCGCAGCCCCGACCTCCATTTCGGGCTCGGCCCGGTGACGCCGGGGACGTTGCTCTCGATCACATTGAGATGGCGCGACCCGAATGGGCAGGTCCGGCGGGAGGAATTGAGCCTTCCGCCCGGCTGGCACACCGTCCAACTCGGCTGGTCGGAGCTCAAGAGGGCCATCCCTGCGGGGGTGACGTCCCGGACTGAAATGGGAGGCGTCGACCGATGA
- a CDS encoding helix-turn-helix domain-containing protein, with protein sequence MTIKKGSRAKVPKRHEAAGLPASSGGMAKAKRMKPTASLTPPFHLRNYLALVKKFPLQPIRDDAHLGEALATVETLMCRDLDEGAESYLAVLTGLVEAYEAGTRPIPDASEADVLGLLMEQKGVSQTDLRDEVGISQSTVSAVLRGARNLTKSQVVDLARFFKVPPAVFLPRT encoded by the coding sequence ATGACGATCAAGAAAGGATCACGGGCCAAGGTCCCGAAGCGGCACGAGGCCGCCGGCCTTCCAGCCTCGTCCGGCGGGATGGCGAAGGCGAAGCGTATGAAGCCGACGGCGTCCCTCACGCCCCCCTTCCACCTTCGGAACTATCTCGCCCTGGTGAAGAAGTTCCCGCTGCAACCCATCCGGGACGACGCCCACCTCGGCGAGGCGTTGGCGACGGTCGAGACTCTGATGTGTCGGGACCTGGACGAGGGCGCGGAATCGTATCTGGCCGTCCTCACGGGCCTCGTCGAGGCTTACGAGGCCGGGACGCGCCCGATCCCGGACGCCTCCGAGGCCGACGTCCTCGGCTTGCTGATGGAGCAAAAAGGGGTCAGCCAGACCGACCTCCGGGACGAGGTCGGCATCTCGCAGTCCACCGTCTCCGCCGTACTTCGCGGCGCCCGAAACCTCACCAAGTCCCAAGTCGTCGACCTCGCTCGCTTCTTCAAGGTTCCGCCGGCGGTCTTCCTGCCGAGGACATGA
- a CDS encoding type I polyketide synthase → MSTKRIAIIGMACEFADAPSPQALWENALARRRAFRRLPRERLDLDAYFVEGLDAPDHTCATEAAVIRDYEFDRVRFRVSGEAFRAADPVHWLALDVADRALVDAGFPDGADLPREQTGVYLGNTLTGETSRAQALRLRWPYVRRTIASALTSEGWPPDRRRKFLDELEVRYKAPFPPVGPETLSGGLSNTIAGRICNHFGFNGGGSTVDAACASSLLAVVHACTALSVGDLDVALAGGVDVSLDPFELVGFAKAGALTSGEMRVFDARSDGFWPGEGCGVVVLMRWEDALAQGKRIRCTLPGWGVSSDGHGGLTRPEVEGQVLALRRAYRRAGFGIDSVAYFEGHGTGTAVGDATELRALGRARREADREVVSGPTAVGSVKANIGHTKAAAGVAGLIKAVMALDVQVIPPATSCDIPHPELTAPTAALRAPTDGEPWPADLPFRAGVSAMGFGGINVHVVLENLEAQRRRSLTPEQSRLLRSPQDAELFVFEEDSAGALRAWIEDFHRLAPGLSRSELTDAAGTLAFRLGPRRKPYRAAVVASTPAELVKRLEVLRLRLDDGPGTRLDVRNGVFVGEGCETPRVGFLFPGQGSPVYRAPDSWARRFPAVRRAYETADLPEVRDGRSTDVAQPAILAAAIAGLAVLDEVGLVAEVGVGHSVGELSALYWGGCIDATTLMRLAKARGRAMAGCVAGGDAGAMASLGADRTWAETLIDGEPVVVAALNSPRQTVVSGPTCAVARVVERARLAGVAATILGVSRAFHSPLVADAMTPLAEAIGRERLAPPRKAVVSTVTGALLERDADLASILCRQVTAPIRFVEAFSACEGIDLWVEVGPGDVLGGLAAESGASHVVSLDVGGASFRGLLGAVAAAFAAGCAVRPGVLFEDRFLRPLDLGATPRFFTNPCESISPSDPLESPRGATAERVEVPGSRQDLEAPTIGVSVQGRAVDVVRRLVAERTELPVEEVGDDHRLLRDLHLNSIAVSQLVVEAARRLGMPAPVLPTRFANVTVAEAAAALEESAWGGTKASDAPSAALGLGDWVRPFTVEWVEKTRPPRSASADGDVSWHIVAPTGDGIAQELGRTLGRAGGPGVAVVLPDEAESSWLELLLEGARAALKLATDGRFLVVGSGGVGAAFAKSVHLEAPWLDTAAVVVPLSHPDAAAWVVAEAPTGRGFVEVRYDSSGHRFEPSLRPLGPLGSPPARHSLGSEDVVLVTGGGKGVAAECALELARRTGVRLGLMGRARPEDDPDLAANLQRIRAAGVDCQYASADVTHADEVRRAVATVEAGLGPITAVVHAAGVNEPRPLVELDLELLQRTSAPKVQGLRNVLDAVSSRRIHLLVTFGSIIARTGMRGEAHYALANAWQTELTGRFQAEHPACYCLALEWSVWASVGMGERLGRIEALTREGVGPIPTETGAALFTALVAKRPPHASVVVAGRIGDSPTLSLARPPLPALRFLDRLLIDYPGIELVAETDLSRKADPYLDDHVFQGERLLPAVIGLEAMAQAVAGVMRGQGPMPTIIEEVAFERPIIIDDAGSTTVRLVALVREGGVVEVALRCHATGYHLDHFRATFRSGPEHPWAAGIHDPGAGEAVDRLSLDPERELYGALLFQGGRFRRLRSYDRLTAKACRAEVAPSDRRNWFGDRPEEEPILGDPGARDAAVHCVQACIPHVSVLPVGVRRIIADPVWRKGPRRVVADERSCDDGVFTYDLTIFDANATPVERWEGLRLKVIGSTHNIGRWPAVLLAPYLERRASELAPGLEVAFAVETGEAADRRSRTDRAMARAFGDATPVRRRPDGKPDAFKGLHSSAAHAGMLTLAAVGRWPLGCDVEPARARPVDDWLGVLGEHRLGLARRLADEAGGGLDAAAARVWAASESLQKLGSIDPDTLVHETTDSGGWETFRAGGATVLAHVLPVAGEPDLIAVALAVRPPQLNGLHADEGGRRRTYEYRHVIGLEESNLLGNIYFVNHLRWQGRCREMFLRDHAPAVLAALERDIALVTTNVSCDFLSELKPFDEVAVRMSLESLGTYSIAFHFDYWRVSSDGELLVACGRQSVACLRRGPAGPTPSPIPEALRTALAEFS, encoded by the coding sequence ATGAGCACCAAGCGGATCGCGATCATTGGTATGGCCTGCGAGTTCGCCGACGCCCCTTCGCCGCAGGCGCTCTGGGAGAACGCGCTGGCTCGCCGTCGGGCGTTCCGACGTCTCCCACGCGAACGGCTCGACCTCGACGCCTATTTCGTCGAGGGCCTGGACGCCCCGGACCACACCTGCGCGACCGAGGCGGCCGTCATCCGCGACTACGAGTTCGACCGGGTCCGCTTCCGGGTCTCAGGCGAGGCCTTCCGCGCCGCCGACCCGGTCCACTGGCTGGCGCTGGACGTCGCCGATCGGGCGCTGGTCGACGCCGGCTTCCCCGACGGTGCGGACCTGCCCCGCGAACAGACCGGCGTCTATCTGGGCAACACTCTTACGGGAGAAACCTCTCGGGCCCAGGCCCTCCGCCTGCGCTGGCCGTACGTCCGCCGCACGATCGCCTCGGCGCTGACGAGCGAAGGATGGCCGCCTGATCGGCGGCGGAAGTTCCTGGACGAGCTGGAGGTTCGCTACAAGGCGCCGTTCCCGCCGGTCGGCCCCGAGACGCTTTCCGGCGGCCTCTCGAACACGATCGCCGGCCGGATCTGCAACCACTTCGGCTTCAACGGGGGCGGCTCGACCGTCGATGCGGCGTGCGCTTCGTCGCTGCTGGCGGTCGTCCACGCCTGCACCGCCCTGTCGGTCGGCGACCTCGACGTGGCCCTCGCGGGCGGCGTGGACGTCAGCCTCGACCCTTTCGAGCTCGTGGGGTTCGCCAAGGCCGGAGCGCTGACGAGCGGGGAGATGCGGGTCTTCGACGCCCGTTCGGACGGATTCTGGCCGGGTGAGGGGTGCGGCGTCGTCGTGCTCATGCGCTGGGAGGACGCGCTCGCCCAGGGGAAGCGAATCCGATGTACGCTCCCCGGTTGGGGAGTCTCGTCCGACGGCCATGGTGGATTGACCCGTCCGGAGGTGGAGGGCCAGGTCCTCGCCCTGCGGAGGGCTTATCGGCGCGCCGGGTTCGGCATCGACTCGGTCGCCTACTTCGAGGGGCACGGCACCGGCACGGCCGTGGGCGATGCGACCGAACTCCGGGCTCTAGGCCGCGCTCGCCGCGAGGCCGACCGGGAGGTCGTGTCTGGTCCGACGGCCGTCGGGTCGGTCAAGGCGAACATCGGTCACACGAAGGCCGCCGCCGGCGTCGCCGGTCTGATCAAGGCGGTCATGGCCCTTGACGTCCAGGTGATCCCTCCCGCCACCAGCTGCGACATCCCCCACCCGGAGCTGACCGCCCCAACGGCCGCACTGCGCGCGCCCACCGACGGCGAGCCATGGCCCGCGGACCTCCCGTTCCGCGCCGGCGTCAGCGCCATGGGCTTCGGAGGGATCAACGTTCACGTCGTGCTTGAGAACCTCGAAGCCCAGCGACGGCGGTCTCTAACGCCGGAGCAGTCGCGCCTGCTCCGGTCGCCCCAGGACGCCGAGTTGTTCGTCTTCGAGGAGGACTCAGCGGGGGCGCTGCGAGCCTGGATCGAGGACTTCCACCGTCTCGCCCCGGGGCTGTCTCGCTCCGAGCTGACCGACGCGGCCGGCACCCTGGCCTTCCGACTCGGCCCCCGACGAAAGCCATATCGGGCGGCGGTCGTCGCCTCGACGCCCGCCGAACTTGTGAAGCGGCTCGAGGTCCTTCGTCTCAGGCTCGACGACGGCCCGGGCACCCGGCTTGACGTTCGCAACGGCGTCTTTGTAGGGGAGGGCTGCGAAACCCCGCGCGTCGGATTCCTCTTCCCCGGCCAGGGATCTCCCGTGTACCGGGCTCCGGACTCCTGGGCTCGCCGGTTCCCGGCGGTTCGTCGGGCTTACGAGACGGCCGACCTGCCGGAAGTCCGCGACGGCCGGTCGACTGATGTCGCGCAGCCGGCGATCCTGGCCGCCGCGATCGCGGGCCTCGCCGTGCTCGACGAGGTTGGGCTCGTCGCCGAGGTCGGCGTCGGGCACAGCGTCGGGGAACTGTCCGCGCTGTACTGGGGCGGCTGCATCGACGCGACGACCCTGATGCGTCTGGCGAAGGCGCGGGGGCGGGCGATGGCCGGATGCGTGGCCGGAGGGGACGCTGGAGCTATGGCGAGTCTCGGCGCAGACCGGACGTGGGCCGAAACTCTGATCGACGGCGAGCCGGTCGTCGTCGCCGCCCTGAATTCTCCACGGCAGACGGTCGTCTCCGGGCCGACCTGCGCCGTGGCTCGGGTGGTCGAGCGAGCCCGCTTGGCGGGGGTGGCGGCGACGATCCTCGGGGTCTCTCGGGCATTCCACTCCCCCCTCGTCGCCGACGCGATGACGCCCTTGGCCGAGGCGATCGGCCGCGAGAGGCTCGCCCCGCCTCGGAAAGCCGTCGTCTCGACGGTCACCGGAGCGCTGCTGGAACGCGACGCGGACCTCGCCTCGATTCTCTGCCGCCAGGTCACCGCCCCGATTCGCTTCGTCGAGGCATTCTCCGCGTGCGAGGGGATCGATCTTTGGGTCGAGGTCGGCCCGGGCGACGTCCTCGGAGGACTGGCGGCTGAGAGCGGCGCCTCCCATGTCGTGTCGTTGGACGTCGGGGGAGCCTCGTTCCGCGGGCTCCTCGGGGCGGTCGCCGCGGCGTTCGCGGCCGGATGCGCCGTCCGGCCTGGCGTGCTCTTCGAAGACCGCTTTCTCCGCCCCCTGGACCTCGGCGCCACGCCCCGATTCTTCACGAACCCGTGTGAATCCATTTCCCCGTCCGATCCTCTCGAATCGCCGCGAGGCGCGACTGCAGAGCGGGTGGAGGTCCCGGGATCGCGACAGGACCTTGAGGCCCCGACGATTGGAGTGTCCGTTCAGGGTCGGGCCGTCGACGTGGTCCGAAGGCTCGTGGCCGAGAGGACGGAGCTTCCCGTCGAGGAGGTCGGCGACGACCATCGGCTCCTGCGTGATTTGCACCTGAACTCGATTGCGGTCAGTCAACTGGTCGTCGAGGCGGCCCGACGACTGGGCATGCCCGCCCCCGTCCTTCCCACACGATTTGCGAACGTGACCGTGGCCGAGGCGGCGGCGGCACTGGAGGAATCGGCCTGGGGCGGAACGAAGGCGAGCGACGCTCCCTCGGCCGCCCTCGGGCTGGGAGATTGGGTCAGGCCGTTCACGGTCGAGTGGGTCGAGAAGACTCGCCCGCCCCGATCCGCATCGGCCGACGGAGACGTATCCTGGCACATCGTGGCCCCGACCGGCGACGGGATCGCGCAAGAGCTCGGGCGGACTCTGGGCCGTGCGGGCGGCCCCGGCGTCGCCGTGGTCCTACCCGACGAGGCCGAGTCGAGTTGGCTCGAACTCCTCCTGGAGGGGGCCAGGGCCGCGCTGAAACTGGCCACGGACGGGCGGTTTCTGGTGGTCGGCTCGGGCGGGGTCGGCGCCGCGTTCGCCAAGTCCGTCCACCTCGAAGCGCCGTGGCTTGATACGGCGGCCGTCGTGGTCCCCCTGAGCCACCCCGACGCGGCCGCCTGGGTAGTCGCCGAGGCCCCAACTGGTCGCGGCTTCGTCGAGGTCCGCTACGACAGCTCCGGGCATAGGTTCGAACCGTCGCTTCGGCCCCTCGGTCCCCTCGGGAGCCCGCCGGCCCGACATTCACTCGGGTCGGAAGACGTGGTGCTCGTCACGGGCGGGGGGAAGGGGGTCGCCGCGGAATGCGCCCTGGAGTTGGCCCGTCGCACCGGCGTGCGGCTGGGCCTGATGGGGCGGGCCCGGCCCGAGGACGACCCCGACTTGGCCGCAAACCTGCAGCGGATCCGAGCCGCGGGGGTGGACTGCCAATACGCCTCCGCCGACGTGACCCACGCCGACGAGGTCCGCCGGGCAGTCGCGACGGTCGAGGCCGGTCTCGGGCCGATCACCGCGGTGGTCCATGCAGCCGGAGTGAACGAGCCCCGGCCCCTCGTCGAACTGGACCTGGAGTTGCTCCAGCGCACATCGGCCCCGAAAGTTCAGGGCCTCCGGAACGTGCTCGACGCCGTGTCCTCTCGTAGGATCCACTTGCTCGTGACCTTCGGCTCGATCATCGCCCGCACCGGGATGCGAGGTGAGGCCCATTACGCCCTGGCGAACGCCTGGCAGACCGAGTTGACCGGGCGATTCCAGGCTGAGCACCCGGCCTGCTACTGCCTGGCGTTGGAGTGGTCGGTCTGGGCCAGCGTCGGGATGGGGGAGCGGCTCGGTCGAATCGAGGCGTTGACGCGCGAGGGAGTCGGGCCGATACCGACCGAAACGGGGGCCGCCCTGTTCACCGCGCTCGTCGCGAAGCGTCCGCCACACGCTTCGGTGGTCGTCGCCGGCCGTATCGGCGATTCGCCGACGCTGTCGCTCGCCCGCCCGCCCCTACCCGCTCTTCGATTTCTCGACCGGCTCCTCATCGACTACCCGGGCATCGAACTGGTCGCCGAGACCGACCTTTCACGGAAGGCCGACCCCTACCTCGACGACCACGTGTTCCAGGGGGAAAGGCTTCTGCCCGCCGTGATCGGGTTGGAGGCGATGGCCCAGGCCGTGGCGGGCGTGATGCGCGGACAGGGACCGATGCCGACCATCATCGAGGAAGTCGCATTCGAACGCCCGATCATCATCGACGACGCGGGATCGACGACCGTCCGCCTCGTGGCCCTCGTCAGAGAGGGGGGCGTCGTGGAGGTCGCGCTGAGGTGTCACGCGACGGGGTATCACCTCGATCATTTCCGGGCCACTTTCCGATCAGGTCCGGAGCATCCCTGGGCCGCCGGGATCCACGACCCCGGTGCGGGCGAGGCCGTAGATCGGTTGTCGCTCGACCCCGAGCGGGAGTTGTACGGTGCCCTACTGTTTCAGGGCGGACGGTTCCGACGCTTGCGAAGCTACGACCGGCTGACCGCCAAGGCCTGCCGCGCGGAGGTCGCCCCCTCCGACCGCCGCAACTGGTTCGGAGACCGCCCGGAAGAGGAGCCGATTCTGGGCGACCCAGGAGCCCGCGACGCGGCCGTGCACTGCGTCCAGGCCTGCATCCCTCACGTTTCGGTCCTACCGGTCGGCGTACGTCGGATCATCGCCGACCCCGTCTGGCGGAAGGGCCCGCGTCGCGTGGTCGCCGACGAGCGGTCGTGCGACGACGGCGTCTTCACATACGACTTGACGATCTTCGACGCGAATGCGACGCCCGTCGAACGCTGGGAAGGGCTTCGACTGAAAGTCATCGGGTCGACGCACAACATCGGCCGGTGGCCCGCCGTTTTACTAGCTCCTTATCTCGAGCGTCGGGCGAGCGAGCTGGCGCCGGGCTTGGAGGTGGCCTTCGCCGTGGAAACCGGGGAGGCGGCCGATCGTCGCAGTCGTACGGACCGCGCGATGGCTCGGGCGTTTGGAGACGCGACTCCGGTGCGACGTCGCCCGGACGGAAAGCCTGACGCCTTCAAAGGCCTTCATTCTTCGGCAGCTCACGCCGGAATGCTGACCCTTGCGGCCGTCGGGCGCTGGCCCCTCGGGTGCGACGTCGAGCCCGCTCGGGCTCGCCCGGTGGACGATTGGCTGGGTGTCCTCGGCGAACACCGTTTGGGCCTGGCCCGCAGGCTGGCGGACGAAGCCGGAGGCGGGCTCGACGCCGCGGCCGCCCGCGTCTGGGCCGCCTCGGAGAGCTTGCAGAAGCTCGGCTCCATCGACCCCGACACTCTCGTCCACGAGACGACGGATTCGGGAGGCTGGGAGACCTTCCGGGCCGGGGGAGCGACGGTCCTGGCTCACGTGCTGCCGGTCGCCGGCGAGCCCGATTTGATCGCCGTCGCCCTGGCCGTGCGACCCCCGCAGCTGAACGGTCTGCATGCCGACGAAGGGGGGCGGCGGCGGACCTACGAGTACAGGCACGTGATCGGCCTCGAGGAGTCGAACCTCCTCGGGAACATCTATTTCGTCAACCATCTGAGATGGCAAGGCCGCTGCCGGGAAATGTTCCTCCGCGACCACGCCCCCGCCGTCCTGGCCGCGCTGGAGCGCGACATCGCCCTGGTCACCACGAACGTCTCCTGCGACTTTCTATCGGAATTGAAACCCTTCGACGAGGTCGCCGTGCGGATGAGTCTTGAGTCCCTGGGGACTTACTCCATCGCATTCCATTTCGATTACTGGCGGGTCTCGAGCGACGGCGAGCTCTTGGTCGCGTGCGGCAGACAAAGCGTCGCCTGCCTGCGGCGCGGTCCCGCCGGGCCGACGCCGTCCCCGATCCCCGAAGCTCTTCGAACAGCACTGGCCGAGTTCTCCTGA